The stretch of DNA CTCCTTGTAGTTCTGGCCCAGGTCGATGGTGGAGCGGCCCACCTCGAGGAAGACGATGGTCACCTCGCCGGTTTCTGGGTTCGAGTCCGCGATGGTCAGGGGGATGCGCTCCGAATTCTCGTCGTTCATCACCATGAGGAACTGGCCCGGCTTGTGGGCCTTGGCGATCCGGGGGGCGAGGATGTCCATCTCCACGACCCCGGTGGCAAGCACCTTTTTCTTCGTGATCGGATACATGGCGGCCCCTTCGCTACGAAAGTGACGGTTCGGCGGAAATCGTCGTGAAACCCCCACAGGAACTTGGGTGTGGCATTATAGTGCAGCGGAGGCGAGGGTGCAACAAAGCGGGAGGGTGGTGGAGACCCACGGCAAGTTCCACCGCGTCTGGGACGGGGAGAGGATCCTTCAGGCCTTTCCCGGGGGCCGGCTGGCCCTCTCGCGAAACCGGGCCAAGAACCTGATCGCCATTGGCGACCGTGTCCGGCTCAGGCCTCAGGATGACGGCACCGCCCTCATCGAGTCCGTGGAAGAGCGGGCCAACGCCGTCATGAGAAGGCTCTCCTTCTCGGGCGCCGAGCAAGTCATCGCGGCCAACGTGGACGTCCTGGCGGTGATGCTGGCCCCCAATCCCGTCCTCAACACGGGCCTCCTGGACCGGACGCTCGTGGAGGGCACCCGCATCGGTGTCCCGGCGGCGATCCTCGTGAACAAGATGGATCTCCTGTCGCGCCGTGAGGTCCGGCGGACCCTGACTCCCTACGAGGCCCTCGGCTTCCCCATCCACCTCCTGTGCGCCAAGCGGGGCGACGGCGTGGAGGAGTTCCTCGCCGCGGTCCGAGGGCGGTGGGTGCTCCTCCTCGGCCATTCGGGGGTGGGGAAGACAACGCTCGTGAACCGCGTGGCGCCCGGGCTCGACCGGACGGTGGGGGAAGTGGACCCCACCCGGGGAAAGGGCCGCCACACGACCTCCAACGCGTACGCCCACGGTCTGGCGGACGGGACCTTCCTCGTGGACACGGCGGGAATCCGGGAGTTCGGCCTGGCGGGAATGGGCTGGAGGGACGTGGAGCGCGCCTTCCCGGAGATCCATGCGGCCCGAGAGGGGTGCCGTTTCCAGGACTGCCGCCATCTCGCCGAGCCTCGGTGCGCCGTGCGAAGCGCCGCCGAGGAGGGGTCCATCCACCCGGCCCGGTATGAGAGCTACCTGACGCTTCTGCGGGAGGTGGAGGGCCAGGGGCGGGGGTAGGGGGACCTTGGGGCCCCTGGGAGAGGCGGACCGCGGCGCGGGAATCGGCGCGGGCGGGACCTCGCGCCCGGCGTCGGCCGGTCCCGTCCCGGATCTTCGGACCCTTCCCTCAATCGGCC from Acidobacteriota bacterium encodes:
- the rsgA gene encoding ribosome small subunit-dependent GTPase A; translation: MQQSGRVVETHGKFHRVWDGERILQAFPGGRLALSRNRAKNLIAIGDRVRLRPQDDGTALIESVEERANAVMRRLSFSGAEQVIAANVDVLAVMLAPNPVLNTGLLDRTLVEGTRIGVPAAILVNKMDLLSRREVRRTLTPYEALGFPIHLLCAKRGDGVEEFLAAVRGRWVLLLGHSGVGKTTLVNRVAPGLDRTVGEVDPTRGKGRHTTSNAYAHGLADGTFLVDTAGIREFGLAGMGWRDVERAFPEIHAAREGCRFQDCRHLAEPRCAVRSAAEEGSIHPARYESYLTLLREVEGQGRG